The Sphingomonas telluris genome includes a window with the following:
- a CDS encoding DUF4402 domain-containing protein, which translates to MTKLLRMAAVAALTLSTTPAFAAPTPPDKQATATVTIVKPLKLEWAQDLDLGSITLTGSGSTTVGITKAGVFSCPAGNATCTGTPKVAKYKVTGIPGQSVTVNSGNVTLTSGANQLLMTVDAPASVLLTNALGDEFSIGGNVTVNGATVDGTYQGTFAVTVNY; encoded by the coding sequence ATGACCAAGCTTCTTCGTATGGCGGCCGTTGCCGCACTGACGCTGTCTACGACGCCGGCCTTTGCCGCGCCGACGCCGCCGGACAAGCAGGCGACTGCAACCGTCACGATCGTCAAGCCGCTCAAGCTTGAGTGGGCTCAGGATCTCGACCTTGGCTCGATCACGTTGACCGGCAGCGGCTCGACCACGGTCGGCATCACCAAGGCTGGCGTGTTCAGCTGCCCGGCCGGCAACGCCACCTGCACGGGCACTCCGAAGGTCGCCAAGTACAAGGTCACCGGGATCCCGGGTCAGTCGGTTACGGTCAACAGCGGCAACGTCACGCTGACCAGCGGTGCGAACCAGCTTCTGATGACCGTCGATGCTCCGGCCTCGGTCCTTCTCACGAACGCGCTGGGTGACGAGTTCTCGATCGGCGGCAACGTGACTGTGAACGGTGCGACCGTCGACGGCACGTACCAGGGCACCTTTGCGGTGACCGTCAACTACTAA
- a CDS encoding MSCRAMM family protein: MLAAGKRLGSALALLGAALVGGVGAGAATPSGWTADPEKQFLLDVDLRRLRLGDGVRAYTTPEGTCVIFGDFLTALDVPMKIDLAAKKASGWAFKEEHRIVIDAEAGSVTYGQTTEPLAAGAVRETPDGWCIDTAALARWFGIGIKPLTNASALVLESEAKLPVELAIERKQRAASLKPAKFDLSTLPQVKLPYRMWRTPALDFVVTAGVTYNAHSGTRVDRRTAIYAAGEIATLSYDAQLATDEKGIPASLRMRAYRSSPDGGMLGPLNATHFAIGDVVGLDSPLSGSAVSGRGALVTNRPVVQPTAFDQTHFEGDLPLGWEAELYRNGELVAFARPTDQRYSFDDVQLFYGENQISVVMYGPQGQIRTREETINVGQDNVPAGKTWYWAGFNQPSRDLVALNKPPDIVDIPKMQASASLEHGIDDRTSVGALARMMLIDDQRVTFVEGSVRRSIGTALVEVAAARANNGGTAARAQMVGRFGSVNLSGEALIARNFILSGRRENTARDVRLNIDAPVKIGRLVIPAHADVRYVKLTDGVSELEAATRLSANINRFNLATDIRYTQQYLAHGPAPPGELTAEMIGSGRVGDVRLRGSLVAETLPQTRFRSAELSAYWSASDRVDWEGAVAYDADVHRARARISHIRRLSTMALTFTGEAATDGSVAVGLNLNFSLDPIHGVTLSRQPLAGAGAIRARVYRDLNDNGVRDTAEPFEKGALITTGTRIADHPTDDKGSVLVGGLNTYAPIAVGVDATSLADPTLVPKKALQVVVPRPGVPADVEIGLVGGGSIEGIIVKNGGLGVEGLTLELVDANGKVAMKAQSDFDGFFLFDRVPYGKYRVRLSSDTAEAAKLIADLNIFARVSDEKPVVRLGTIEAQPLPRMASADR, from the coding sequence ATGCTTGCTGCCGGCAAGAGGCTAGGCTCTGCCCTGGCACTCCTCGGCGCCGCCCTCGTCGGCGGTGTCGGTGCCGGCGCGGCGACGCCCAGCGGCTGGACCGCGGACCCGGAGAAGCAATTTCTTCTGGACGTCGATCTCCGTCGGCTGCGGCTTGGCGACGGCGTTCGCGCGTACACCACGCCCGAGGGCACGTGCGTGATCTTCGGCGACTTCCTTACGGCCCTCGACGTGCCGATGAAAATCGACCTGGCTGCGAAGAAAGCCAGCGGATGGGCCTTCAAGGAGGAGCACCGGATCGTCATCGATGCGGAGGCGGGCTCAGTCACTTACGGCCAGACCACCGAGCCTCTGGCCGCCGGCGCGGTTCGCGAAACGCCCGACGGCTGGTGCATCGACACGGCTGCGCTGGCCCGCTGGTTCGGAATCGGGATCAAGCCGCTGACCAATGCGTCCGCGCTCGTCCTGGAATCCGAAGCGAAGCTGCCGGTCGAGCTCGCAATCGAGCGAAAGCAGCGCGCGGCTTCCCTCAAACCGGCGAAATTCGACCTGTCCACGCTTCCACAGGTGAAACTGCCGTACAGGATGTGGCGGACGCCCGCTCTCGACTTCGTCGTCACCGCGGGCGTGACCTATAATGCGCACAGCGGCACTCGGGTGGACCGTCGGACGGCCATCTACGCCGCCGGTGAGATCGCTACCCTGTCCTACGACGCGCAGCTCGCGACCGACGAGAAAGGCATTCCTGCCTCGTTGAGGATGCGCGCCTATCGTTCGAGCCCCGACGGCGGCATGCTCGGCCCACTCAACGCGACGCATTTCGCCATCGGCGACGTCGTCGGCCTCGACAGCCCGCTCAGCGGCTCGGCGGTGAGCGGCCGCGGAGCGCTGGTGACCAACCGTCCCGTGGTACAGCCTACGGCGTTCGACCAAACCCATTTCGAGGGAGATCTCCCCCTCGGATGGGAGGCGGAGCTGTATCGCAACGGAGAGCTCGTCGCCTTCGCTCGCCCTACCGACCAGCGCTATAGCTTTGACGACGTTCAGCTTTTCTACGGCGAGAACCAGATCAGCGTCGTAATGTACGGCCCACAAGGGCAGATACGGACGCGTGAGGAAACGATCAACGTCGGCCAGGACAATGTTCCGGCCGGGAAGACGTGGTACTGGGCGGGCTTCAACCAGCCGTCGCGCGACCTGGTGGCGCTCAACAAGCCTCCGGACATCGTCGACATCCCGAAAATGCAGGCCTCGGCCTCGCTGGAACACGGAATCGACGACCGCACATCGGTCGGCGCGCTCGCGCGCATGATGCTGATCGACGATCAGCGAGTGACCTTCGTGGAGGGGTCGGTGCGGCGCTCGATCGGCACCGCGCTGGTCGAAGTTGCCGCTGCGCGAGCGAACAACGGCGGCACGGCGGCGCGAGCGCAGATGGTGGGCCGTTTTGGATCGGTGAACCTCAGCGGCGAAGCGCTCATCGCCAGGAATTTCATCCTCAGTGGGCGCCGTGAGAATACGGCTCGCGACGTGCGGCTCAATATCGACGCACCCGTGAAGATCGGCCGCCTGGTCATCCCCGCGCATGCCGATGTCCGCTACGTGAAGTTGACCGATGGCGTGAGTGAGCTTGAGGCGGCAACAAGATTGTCGGCCAATATCAACCGGTTCAATCTCGCGACCGACATCCGGTACACCCAGCAATATCTTGCCCACGGTCCTGCTCCGCCGGGGGAATTGACCGCCGAAATGATTGGCTCCGGCCGCGTGGGCGATGTTCGCTTGCGCGGCTCGCTCGTCGCCGAAACGCTTCCCCAGACGCGATTCCGATCGGCGGAGCTGTCGGCCTATTGGTCGGCAAGCGATCGCGTCGATTGGGAGGGCGCGGTTGCGTACGATGCCGACGTGCATCGTGCGCGCGCGCGGATCAGTCATATCCGCCGGCTGAGCACCATGGCGCTTACCTTCACGGGGGAAGCGGCGACGGACGGATCGGTCGCGGTGGGACTGAATCTCAACTTCTCGCTCGATCCGATCCACGGCGTAACGCTGTCACGGCAGCCGCTTGCCGGCGCGGGGGCAATCCGCGCGCGTGTCTACAGAGATCTCAACGACAACGGCGTGCGCGACACGGCCGAGCCGTTTGAGAAAGGGGCGCTGATCACGACGGGCACGCGAATTGCCGACCATCCGACCGACGACAAAGGCTCGGTCCTGGTCGGCGGGCTGAATACCTATGCTCCGATTGCGGTAGGCGTCGACGCGACAAGCCTCGCGGACCCTACGTTGGTGCCTAAGAAGGCGCTCCAGGTGGTCGTACCGAGGCCGGGCGTGCCCGCAGACGTCGAAATCGGCCTCGTCGGCGGCGGTTCGATCGAAGGAATCATCGTCAAGAACGGAGGACTGGGCGTCGAAGGCCTCACGCTCGAGCTCGTGGACGCGAACGGCAAGGTCGCAATGAAGGCGCAAAGCGACTTCGACGGTTTCTTCCTGTTCGACCGCGTCCCTTACGGCAAATACCGTGTCCGTCTGTCGTCAGACACGGCCGAGGCGGCGAAGCTCATCGCCGATCTGAACATCTTCGCGAGGGTTAGCGATGAGAAGCCGGTCGTTCGCCTCGGAACGATCGAGGCACAGCCGCTGCCGCGAATGGCATCCGCCGACCGATAG
- a CDS encoding molecular chaperone has product MRTVINTLAAVAVLALPSAAAASEGGVGDLLVAPTRIVLDGRKGAEVVLSNIGNEPASYRISVELRRMAEDGTLQDVAEPTDRDQVAEDMIIYHPRRVDLAPRTPQIIRIAARPGPNIPDGEYRVHMLFRAIPPAIPVTDQPAEKGKGLSFELIPVYGVTIPVIVRLGNLQVKAGIDDIRLESKDGKQTVGLDLNRSGDRSTYGEVRVFKAGVKDPIAIQRGVAVYTELSKRHVSIPVSDEFKGDPRGPVTVQYVETFGDGTNTIAEQKAVLR; this is encoded by the coding sequence ATGCGTACTGTCATCAACACCCTCGCCGCCGTCGCCGTGCTGGCGCTTCCGTCGGCCGCTGCAGCCTCTGAGGGAGGCGTCGGCGACCTGCTGGTCGCGCCTACGCGCATCGTCCTCGACGGCCGCAAGGGCGCGGAGGTCGTCCTCAGCAATATCGGCAATGAGCCGGCGAGCTATCGCATTTCCGTCGAACTACGCCGGATGGCCGAGGACGGCACCTTGCAGGACGTCGCGGAGCCGACCGACCGCGACCAGGTCGCCGAGGACATGATCATCTATCATCCGCGCCGCGTCGATCTGGCGCCGCGCACCCCGCAGATCATCCGCATCGCTGCGCGTCCGGGTCCCAACATCCCCGACGGGGAATATCGCGTGCACATGCTGTTCCGCGCGATCCCGCCGGCAATTCCCGTCACCGACCAGCCTGCAGAGAAGGGCAAGGGCCTCAGTTTCGAGCTGATTCCCGTCTACGGTGTGACCATTCCGGTGATCGTCCGTCTGGGCAATCTTCAGGTGAAGGCGGGAATCGACGACATCCGGCTGGAATCGAAAGATGGCAAGCAGACCGTCGGACTGGACCTCAATCGCAGCGGCGATCGGTCGACCTATGGCGAAGTGCGCGTCTTCAAGGCCGGCGTGAAGGATCCGATCGCGATCCAACGTGGGGTCGCGGTCTACACCGAGCTGAGCAAGCGCCACGTCAGCATTCCCGTCAGCGACGAGTTCAAGGGCGACCCGCGCGGGCCGGTGACCGTCCAATATGTCGAGACGTTCGGCGACGGCACGAACACGATCGCCGAGCAGAAGGCGGTTCTGCGCTAG
- a CDS encoding DUF4402 domain-containing protein, with amino-acid sequence MMERRVFIALWLLAAVALAPAPSALAQCRLCSTPTTAPEAATADGLIHLEVDAALDFDRLIVLGRGAGTAKLGPDGSSQTTGTVESLSGRAMVGEARVRGQPGRAIRIDLPRRIELYSANGGRITIDEITTDLQSVPRLDASGTLSFRFGGRISVRGDEEGDFRGDLPITAEYL; translated from the coding sequence ATGATGGAACGTCGTGTGTTCATCGCGTTGTGGCTTCTTGCCGCTGTGGCCCTCGCCCCGGCGCCGTCGGCGCTTGCCCAGTGCAGGCTCTGTTCGACCCCCACAACTGCTCCTGAAGCGGCCACTGCTGACGGCCTGATCCACCTGGAAGTGGATGCTGCTCTCGACTTCGATCGCCTCATCGTGCTCGGCCGCGGCGCCGGCACTGCGAAGCTGGGCCCTGACGGTTCGAGCCAGACCACCGGGACCGTCGAATCCCTGAGCGGCCGAGCGATGGTCGGCGAAGCGCGCGTACGCGGGCAGCCGGGCCGCGCCATCCGTATCGACCTTCCCCGCCGCATCGAGCTCTATTCCGCAAACGGTGGGCGAATCACGATCGACGAGATCACCACTGACCTTCAGTCCGTTCCGCGTCTGGACGCGTCGGGAACGCTCAGCTTTCGATTCGGCGGGCGCATCAGCGTGCGCGGAGATGAGGAAGGCGACTTCCGCGGCGACCTTCCGATCACCGCCGAATATCTGTGA